DNA from Synergistota bacterium:
CGCTTCCCTTAAAGGAAGCGCCCCTCAAAACTATAAGGGGGAGGGTGATGTTCAATGATAGTCATAACAGCGAGCGGAAATACGCTGGATTCGACAGTCGATCCAAGATTTGGAAGAGCCCCGTATTTTATCTTCGTTAACCCAGAGGATATGTCTTATACTGCGGAGCCTAATCCTGCAGCTGGTGCAGTTGGAGGAGCGGGAATAAGTGCTGCTCAGCATGTCTTGAGCAAGGGGGTAAGTGCAATTATAACGGGAAATCTTGGCCCTAATGCGTGGGGTGTGCTTTCCAGTTCTGGAATAAGAGTTTTTCAAGCTCCGCCGGGGATTACCGTGAGAGAAGCGGTTGAGATGTTCCGTAATGGTGAGCTCCCTCCGCTCCAGGGTGGTGTCCCGGGTATGGGCATGGGTCCTGGTATGGGTAGAGGCATGGGTATGGGTAGAGGCATGGGAAGAGGAATGGGAAGAGGACGCGGTATGGGTATGGGAAGAGGTATGGGACGTGGTGGTGGAGGTATGGGACGTGGCGGTGGAGGAGGAAGGGGTTTCTTTTAAAGCTCCTCCCTCTTCTTCCTTAGATAAGAATCTGTTAGAAGATCCGCTATAAAAGTTGATATAAGGGCCGGTCCGAATGGACTAAGCCCGAAAAGCTCAAAGGCAAAGATGGCGCAGCCTATAGGAGCGCTAACCGTTCCTGCAAGGGTCGAAGTTGCAGTGAGAGCGATAAAGAGTTTTTTTTGCGCTGGGTGAGCGATGCCTAATTGATAGAGGATGAGAAAGAGCCCTCCACCGGTTAGTGCTCCGGTTATAAGAGCAGGTCCTATCATTCCTCCGCTTCCTCCAGCGCCAACATAGGTTCCGTTGGCAATGATTTTCCCCCCCGCGGTAGCGAGCATTATGAGAGCTAAGATGATGAGGGGGAAGTTTTCTTCCTTTCCTCCAAATGGAATTTGTGCCATCTTGTTATGGATTTTCATCTCCTTCGCTATGAGCACGTTCTCAAGTCCGTATCCCAAGAAGTTTGGAAATAGGTTATTGTTTTCATAATCGCTCTTTATGGATATGTGAGATGGCTTTATGGAAAAAAGCTTTCCATCAGTGATGTTTAAAAGCCCCCATGCTGTAAAGGCGATTATCGCGGATGCCATAACGGGAAGGAGAAATTTTCTCTGGATTGAGGTTCTTTTTCTCAGTTTTTCTATCTTTTCATAATACCTCACAAAGAGGTACGATGTTATTCCTCCCATCAACCCAAGCAGGGGAAACAGCGCATAGTCCCTTAGCGCAGGCGTATAGTGGTTTAATCCGAATATCGGGATATCTCCGAATACTACGAGTGAGACGAGGGCTCCTAAGATTCCTGCCCCCTCTGCATAAATAAGATCTTCTAAGCTCACCTTTCCAGTGTAAAGCTTTTTTCCATATATGGCTTCGACGGAGAATATTCCCGCTCCAAAGGGAGCCTTAAGAACCGCTCCTATCCCAGCTGAGATTGCCATAAGGGAGAGTCTTGGATTCATTCTTTTAAAAATGAAGCAGGAAAAAAGGTGTCCAATTCTACCAGCGGGGCCAACGAGGCCTCCACTATTGCATAAACCTATTCCTATTATCTGGGCGAATGCTTTAAGCAAAAGGGACCTTCCAGGCATAGGGGGAAACTTGTCGTTTAATATTTCCTCTGCAGTTATATCGAGACCAGGTCCCCATGCATGTGCTTCCCTTAAGTTTCTTTTCCATATGGGAATACTAACCATGAGGGCTCCGACGGGAGGGAAAACGACCAGAAGGAAAGGTTTCTCCCTTATGATGCCAAAGCAAAGATTTTCCAAGTTAAATATAGCAAGTAAAACGGCATCGGTTATTATGCCAACGGATATTCCAACAAATACGGTTTTAAGAATTTCCCTCAGTAATTTCATTTCAAGGAAGATTCTATCACGTAAGCATTTTCAGAGCAACACATTTGAGCTTGACATTTACTCCAGGTATATGGTATTCTTTTTATGAGACAATCTTGTATGCAAGGTGGTAGGCATGGATAGCGTGGTTGATTTGATTAAAAGGGGCATAATGACGGGTAAGTTCCTACCGGGGCAGAGGTTAAATGAGGTTGAGCTCGCTGAGGAGTTTGGTGTTAGTCGAACTCCGGTAAGGGAGGCTTTACGTGAGCTTGTTGCAAGTGGCCTTCTGGAATACGAGAAGCGCAGGGGCATAAGGGTTAAGAGGTACACGCTTGCAGAAATAAGGCAAGTATATGAGGTATGGTCCGAGCTTGAG
Protein-coding regions in this window:
- a CDS encoding NifB/NifX family molybdenum-iron cluster-binding protein, translated to MIVITASGNTLDSTVDPRFGRAPYFIFVNPEDMSYTAEPNPAAGAVGGAGISAAQHVLSKGVSAIITGNLGPNAWGVLSSSGIRVFQAPPGITVREAVEMFRNGELPPLQGGVPGMGMGPGMGRGMGMGRGMGRGMGRGRGMGMGRGMGRGGGGMGRGGGGGRGFF
- a CDS encoding chloride channel protein; this encodes MKLLREILKTVFVGISVGIITDAVLLAIFNLENLCFGIIREKPFLLVVFPPVGALMVSIPIWKRNLREAHAWGPGLDITAEEILNDKFPPMPGRSLLLKAFAQIIGIGLCNSGGLVGPAGRIGHLFSCFIFKRMNPRLSLMAISAGIGAVLKAPFGAGIFSVEAIYGKKLYTGKVSLEDLIYAEGAGILGALVSLVVFGDIPIFGLNHYTPALRDYALFPLLGLMGGITSYLFVRYYEKIEKLRKRTSIQRKFLLPVMASAIIAFTAWGLLNITDGKLFSIKPSHISIKSDYENNNLFPNFLGYGLENVLIAKEMKIHNKMAQIPFGGKEENFPLIILALIMLATAGGKIIANGTYVGAGGSGGMIGPALITGALTGGGLFLILYQLGIAHPAQKKLFIALTATSTLAGTVSAPIGCAIFAFELFGLSPFGPALISTFIADLLTDSYLRKKREEL